The Amycolatopsis mongoliensis genome includes a window with the following:
- a CDS encoding SCO6880 family protein, protein MRTSVLGGEIAGRGLLGKVDSRTGVALGATALVAVWLWLGIGGAAGTIAGAGVFALGVAVLYPWNGQRSPAAGWVRGWRFLLRRRRGVTAYTADPAGGEPVLPPPVGRVVPLDLAGTPHADMFVLRHANPGEPPYLSVVMEVEGQPQRLRTVAEFEAASARYGVMLSQLARDGSFIRGLQQINRILPHDPARHRAFVAARVAGRPGIETLVSSYEDLIDLTTHTAEQHRNYLVARFPLTGEFAAAARRYGQGDVGWAGLVREELARLAELVSRADLVRPRVLGEQRTCAVLRSMQDPGYPVDQHEGVRWSNCWQDYQAERGHVTVNGRWLHRVATVPPDAIAAVPLGPHWLAPLLVEVNPAVIRTLSVRLEFVPARIARARAVRDVAVDGASRHNAAAKGQVGDGTDEMLLSASRRRLTDLTPGSGHHGVNWTMALSVTAADPAELARASTRVANAAANCAIGRLEWQDTWHDAAAIATYPLARGMAVTG, encoded by the coding sequence ATGCGCACGTCGGTACTGGGCGGGGAGATCGCCGGCCGCGGCCTGCTGGGCAAAGTGGACAGTCGCACCGGCGTCGCGCTCGGCGCGACCGCGTTGGTCGCCGTCTGGCTGTGGCTGGGGATCGGCGGCGCCGCGGGGACCATCGCGGGTGCCGGAGTCTTCGCGCTCGGCGTGGCCGTGCTGTACCCGTGGAACGGGCAGCGCTCGCCGGCGGCGGGCTGGGTGCGCGGCTGGCGGTTCCTCTTGCGCCGGCGGCGGGGCGTCACGGCGTACACCGCCGATCCCGCGGGGGGAGAGCCGGTGCTGCCTCCGCCGGTCGGCCGGGTGGTCCCGCTGGACCTCGCCGGCACGCCGCACGCGGACATGTTCGTGCTCCGCCACGCCAATCCCGGTGAGCCGCCCTATCTTTCGGTGGTCATGGAGGTCGAGGGGCAACCGCAGCGCCTGCGGACCGTCGCCGAGTTCGAAGCGGCTTCGGCACGGTACGGGGTGATGCTGTCGCAGCTGGCCCGGGACGGCTCCTTCATCCGGGGTCTCCAGCAGATCAACCGCATCCTGCCGCACGACCCCGCGCGTCACCGCGCATTCGTCGCGGCCAGGGTCGCCGGCCGGCCGGGGATCGAAACACTCGTCAGCTCCTACGAGGATCTGATCGACCTCACCACGCACACCGCGGAGCAGCACCGGAACTACCTGGTGGCCCGGTTCCCGCTGACCGGCGAGTTCGCGGCCGCCGCGCGCCGCTACGGCCAGGGCGACGTGGGCTGGGCCGGGCTGGTGCGGGAAGAACTGGCCCGGCTGGCCGAGCTGGTGAGCCGGGCCGATCTGGTCCGGCCGCGAGTGCTGGGGGAGCAGCGGACCTGTGCCGTCCTGCGCTCGATGCAGGACCCGGGCTACCCGGTGGATCAGCACGAGGGCGTCCGCTGGAGCAACTGCTGGCAGGACTATCAAGCGGAGCGGGGCCACGTGACGGTCAACGGCCGCTGGCTGCACCGGGTGGCGACGGTGCCGCCGGACGCGATCGCCGCGGTGCCCCTCGGGCCGCACTGGCTCGCGCCGCTGCTGGTGGAGGTCAACCCCGCGGTGATCCGCACGCTGAGCGTGCGGCTGGAGTTCGTCCCGGCGCGGATCGCCCGGGCGCGAGCGGTCCGGGACGTCGCGGTGGACGGCGCGAGCCGGCACAACGCGGCCGCCAAGGGGCAGGTCGGCGACGGGACGGACGAAATGCTGCTGTCGGCGTCGCGGCGGCGCCTCACCGACCTGACGCCCGGCAGCGGCCACCACGGTGTCAACTGGACGATGGCGCTTTCGGTCACCGCCGCGGACCCCGCCGAACTCGCCCGGGCGTCCACGCGGGTGGCGAACGCGGCCGCGAACTGCGCGATCGGCCGGCTGGAGTGGCAGGACACCTGGCACGACGCCGCCGCGATCGCCACCTATCCGCTGGCGCGGGGAATGGCGGTGACCGGATGA
- a CDS encoding LuxR family transcriptional regulator has protein sequence MLPELVTTWPGLPEPHEGSCPAEEALTLLARGTDRSTAVRLADFALDADACLAHARCLWRAVTVLLCAGELVSADARLRRLEGTCDGRAAELVAVLRAQHARLVGDLAGARKALAPLASAEASPFARRLAVPFLAEALVAAGEVADAEAVLAGDDSDRAPAARFTRPLLLAARGAVHLEAGRPREALEDFLACLRFPAAELSAHFAVMHCRGLAALAARAGGRAERAVDLAAREQEAALAWGSPAYVGWALYVRAIAGGPDGATGLLVDAIDLLEVAQARVVLAAAAHELGRRLARAGDVTAARRELERAGRWAGQIGHGRLAAKVQAASQDVAHVVPRSSLTTQEAKIAELARAGYSNKQIAEKLYLTVRTIEFHLSNVYRKLRISSRRELMDGTSRSQ, from the coding sequence GTGTTGCCGGAACTTGTGACGACCTGGCCGGGGCTGCCCGAGCCGCACGAGGGCTCGTGTCCGGCGGAAGAGGCGCTCACCCTGCTGGCGCGCGGAACCGACCGGTCGACGGCCGTCCGGTTGGCCGATTTCGCGCTCGACGCGGACGCCTGCCTGGCCCACGCGCGGTGCCTGTGGCGTGCGGTGACCGTATTGCTGTGTGCCGGAGAGCTGGTCAGCGCGGATGCCCGGCTGCGCAGGCTGGAGGGCACCTGCGACGGTCGTGCCGCCGAGCTGGTGGCAGTGCTGCGGGCGCAGCACGCGAGGCTCGTCGGAGACCTGGCCGGTGCGCGGAAGGCGCTGGCTCCGCTCGCTTCGGCCGAGGCGTCCCCGTTCGCGCGCCGGCTCGCGGTGCCCTTTCTCGCCGAAGCGCTCGTCGCGGCCGGTGAGGTTGCGGACGCCGAGGCGGTGCTCGCCGGGGACGACTCCGACCGGGCGCCGGCCGCTCGGTTCACCCGTCCGCTGCTGCTCGCCGCCCGTGGCGCGGTCCACCTGGAAGCCGGGCGGCCCCGGGAAGCCCTCGAGGACTTCCTGGCGTGCCTGAGGTTCCCGGCCGCCGAGCTGTCAGCCCACTTCGCGGTGATGCACTGCCGGGGGCTGGCCGCCCTCGCCGCGCGGGCCGGTGGTCGCGCCGAGCGCGCCGTCGACCTGGCGGCGCGGGAACAGGAAGCCGCGCTGGCGTGGGGGTCCCCGGCCTACGTCGGCTGGGCGCTGTACGTGCGCGCGATCGCCGGAGGGCCCGATGGTGCCACCGGGCTGCTCGTCGACGCGATCGACCTGCTGGAGGTCGCGCAAGCGCGCGTCGTCCTGGCCGCGGCGGCGCACGAACTGGGGCGGCGGCTCGCCCGCGCCGGCGACGTCACCGCGGCGAGGCGCGAACTCGAGCGAGCCGGGCGATGGGCGGGGCAGATCGGCCACGGACGTCTCGCGGCGAAGGTCCAGGCCGCGTCGCAGGACGTGGCGCACGTCGTCCCACGGAGTTCGCTGACCACGCAGGAGGCCAAGATCGCCGAGCTCGCGCGCGCCGGCTACAGCAACAAGCAGATCGCCGAGAAGCTGTACCTCACCGTTCGCACGATCGAATTCCACTTGTCCAATGTGTACCGGAAGTTGCGGATTTCCAGCAGGCGCGAGCTGATGGACGGCACATCGAGATCGCAGTGA
- a CDS encoding C40 family peptidase gives MRLRTLLVVVATAVAALLLLLPRTDRADALDCAGTVASPTTGEADSLNLALPQLDVAKRIVATAKGMAITKRGAVIALQVARQESTFDPAATVGRATGAFQQIAPGPADAYVGYDRTDPGMAAKGFFTVLLARVPGYDSDPRSNADIGQVVQASGAGAGKYAPWQPLAESLADVLYDGTAAMTCAAGTSGPTAIRTDGTDVELPPAAGVTGSVKAPTPEAARALAAALSWLGTPYAWGGGTTAGPSRGIRDGGVADAHGDFAKVGFDCSGLMVYAYGQVGVSLPRTSQAQRAGGGTVVPWSAALPGDLVFYGSVVHHVAMFLGVVGGVPYMVEAPQSGDVVKVSPVRTGGDFRSEAVRPIPGEGPDQHA, from the coding sequence ATGCGCTTGCGGACCTTGCTCGTCGTCGTGGCGACCGCCGTGGCGGCCCTGCTTCTGCTGCTCCCGCGAACGGACCGTGCGGACGCGCTCGACTGTGCCGGTACCGTCGCGTCCCCGACGACCGGGGAAGCCGATTCCCTGAATCTCGCCTTGCCGCAGCTCGACGTCGCGAAGCGCATCGTCGCCACGGCGAAAGGCATGGCGATCACCAAGCGGGGTGCGGTCATCGCCCTCCAGGTGGCGAGACAGGAGTCCACTTTCGATCCGGCAGCCACCGTCGGCCGGGCGACCGGTGCTTTCCAGCAGATCGCCCCGGGCCCGGCCGATGCCTACGTCGGGTACGACCGGACGGATCCCGGCATGGCGGCCAAAGGATTCTTCACCGTGCTCCTGGCCAGGGTGCCGGGATACGACTCGGATCCACGGTCCAATGCGGACATCGGGCAGGTGGTGCAGGCCAGCGGCGCGGGGGCGGGCAAGTACGCGCCGTGGCAGCCGCTGGCCGAATCGCTGGCCGACGTCCTGTACGACGGCACGGCCGCGATGACCTGTGCGGCCGGAACGAGCGGGCCGACCGCGATCCGCACCGACGGGACCGACGTGGAACTGCCGCCGGCGGCGGGGGTCACCGGGTCCGTCAAGGCGCCGACGCCCGAAGCTGCGCGCGCACTCGCCGCGGCGCTCTCCTGGCTAGGCACTCCCTATGCCTGGGGCGGCGGCACCACGGCCGGTCCGTCCCGCGGCATCCGCGACGGCGGTGTGGCCGATGCGCATGGTGACTTCGCCAAGGTGGGTTTCGACTGCAGCGGCCTGATGGTGTATGCGTACGGACAGGTCGGGGTCTCCTTACCGCGTACTTCCCAGGCACAACGCGCGGGTGGGGGGACGGTGGTTCCGTGGTCCGCGGCGCTACCCGGTGATCTCGTGTTCTACGGCTCCGTCGTGCACCACGTCGCGATGTTCCTCGGTGTCGTCGGCGGTGTCCCCTACATGGTCGAAGCTCCGCAAAGCGGTGACGTGGTCAAGGTTTCCCCAGTCCGAACGGGTGGTGACTTCCGGTCGGAAGCCGTCCGGCCGATTCCAGGAGAAGGGCCCGATCAGCATGCATGA
- a CDS encoding BTAD domain-containing putative transcriptional regulator, with product MMRLKLELFGPVRAWRGGQEMALGSAQRRALLAILALKANQVITRSELIDAVWGEKAPASASGSIYTYVSSLRSALDPERTHGGAAEVLTSSGPGYCLRVDAESIDVVRFERLRERARLCQRANDFPGALAALESALSLGEDEPLAGLPGPYAAAQRERLRELRLELVERRAKIMLDMGEHQQVLAELRPFAAEHRMRDGLQSLHLLALYRCGYRDEGVQLFERLRADTVDELGIEPGSELTLRYEQIKADDPALWRGLANASRTSAAVQPPSAADDAGSFVGRSCELRSLRSALSGLATGRGTSVLLEGEPGIGKSALISAGLATATGCTVAVAGADELTRHVPLQVLLDRLDVTTNSADPRRSAVAREIRRLSLDEPPGIAAAVDLVVGLVGTLCRERPLVLVLDDLQWADDAGLELWRRLAADCAGSPLVLIGVCRPVPGRHRLNDLRRELAAGGTLVHVLKPLPDAEVRDLVAALTGAEPGPALLELTRTAAGNPLLVREIIRALAGNEAPEPAAPGARPAIPPAVLEVIGRWLGILSAAAAEVLRWAALLDRYFTRGELAAALGRPADELDDVLSEVVALGLVVRARGKLTMRHPAVREALYARTPAAIRLALHRQLAEALAEADAPVESVAFHLLAAPLPVDRWQCEWLTREIYPLAARSPLSAMRLLRRVNTATTVPAALREGFAIATARTTLWLERDLAAGAGMLATRTKDAAVVAEMRWLLAYARLVCGDVDLAAKGIKEALRDPAIPANWRGMHEALLSRTRVGWWPVCTSAPDQPVAPIPAQRTTPGLSTVDAFWLGRWEACLTELTQRLHGGPTLVKHTLGRPTALRRLSGVAAVIAAHRGRADDARAHLMSVWSLAPAGEFGADGTDFILAANALLAELQGQPELALSLLSSMLEVEDPVVCPWMPDLVRLAIDLGEHDRAKLATLLCERTPDQETAALRCRALLDADPVAALTAAARARESGNRFGEAQAMEDAAKLFADDGKPVKAEAALHAALNAYAELGAVLDAERAERRIRPEHHRTRR from the coding sequence ATGATGCGGTTGAAGCTCGAACTCTTCGGCCCGGTCCGCGCCTGGCGTGGAGGCCAGGAGATGGCGCTCGGTTCGGCGCAGCGCAGGGCTCTGCTCGCCATCCTGGCCCTCAAGGCGAACCAGGTCATCACTCGTTCGGAATTGATCGACGCCGTTTGGGGTGAAAAGGCGCCGGCCAGTGCCAGCGGCAGCATCTACACGTACGTCTCTTCCCTCCGCTCGGCACTCGACCCGGAGCGAACCCACGGTGGGGCCGCCGAGGTGCTGACCTCCAGCGGGCCCGGTTACTGCCTCCGGGTGGACGCGGAATCGATCGACGTCGTCCGGTTCGAACGCCTTCGCGAACGGGCTCGGTTGTGCCAGCGCGCGAATGATTTCCCGGGAGCCCTCGCGGCGCTGGAGAGCGCCCTGAGCCTCGGCGAGGACGAGCCGCTGGCCGGTCTGCCCGGTCCCTACGCCGCGGCTCAGCGTGAGCGCCTGCGGGAACTGCGCCTCGAGCTCGTCGAGCGACGAGCCAAGATCATGCTCGACATGGGAGAGCACCAGCAGGTGCTGGCCGAGCTGCGCCCGTTCGCCGCGGAACACCGGATGCGGGACGGACTGCAGAGCCTCCACCTGCTCGCGCTGTACCGATGCGGGTACCGCGACGAAGGGGTGCAGCTGTTCGAGCGGCTGCGTGCCGACACCGTCGACGAACTCGGCATCGAGCCGGGGAGCGAACTCACCCTGCGCTACGAACAGATCAAGGCCGACGATCCGGCCCTCTGGCGAGGGTTGGCCAATGCTTCGCGTACGTCGGCCGCCGTGCAGCCGCCCTCGGCGGCCGACGACGCCGGGTCGTTCGTCGGCCGCAGCTGCGAACTGCGGTCGCTCCGGTCGGCGCTCAGCGGGCTCGCCACCGGCCGCGGGACCTCCGTGTTGCTCGAAGGCGAACCCGGCATCGGCAAGTCGGCTCTGATCTCCGCCGGGCTCGCCACCGCGACCGGGTGCACCGTCGCCGTCGCCGGCGCGGACGAGCTGACCCGGCACGTTCCGCTGCAAGTGCTGCTGGACCGCCTGGACGTCACGACGAACTCGGCCGACCCGCGCCGGAGCGCGGTGGCGAGGGAGATCCGGCGGCTTTCCCTCGACGAGCCGCCGGGCATCGCCGCCGCGGTGGACCTGGTCGTCGGGCTCGTCGGGACACTGTGCCGCGAACGTCCGCTCGTCCTCGTGCTCGACGACCTGCAGTGGGCGGACGACGCCGGCCTCGAGCTCTGGCGCCGGCTCGCGGCCGACTGCGCCGGGTCCCCACTGGTGCTGATCGGGGTGTGCCGGCCGGTGCCCGGGCGGCACCGGCTCAACGATCTGCGCCGCGAGCTCGCGGCCGGCGGCACGCTCGTCCACGTCCTGAAGCCGCTTCCCGACGCGGAGGTCCGGGACCTCGTTGCCGCGCTCACCGGTGCCGAGCCGGGGCCCGCGCTCCTCGAACTCACGCGGACCGCGGCCGGGAACCCCCTCCTCGTCCGCGAGATCATCCGTGCCCTCGCCGGGAACGAAGCGCCGGAGCCCGCGGCCCCGGGAGCCCGGCCGGCCATCCCCCCGGCGGTGCTCGAGGTCATCGGCCGCTGGCTCGGCATCCTCTCCGCCGCCGCGGCGGAAGTGCTCCGCTGGGCAGCCTTGCTGGACCGGTACTTCACCCGCGGCGAGCTCGCCGCGGCGCTGGGCCGCCCGGCCGACGAGCTCGACGACGTCCTGAGCGAAGTCGTGGCTCTCGGCCTCGTGGTCCGCGCGCGGGGCAAGCTCACCATGCGGCACCCCGCAGTCCGCGAGGCGCTCTACGCCCGGACTCCTGCGGCGATCCGCCTCGCGCTGCACCGGCAGCTCGCCGAAGCACTCGCCGAGGCGGACGCCCCCGTGGAAAGCGTGGCTTTCCACCTGCTCGCTGCCCCCCTCCCGGTGGACAGGTGGCAGTGCGAGTGGCTGACGCGGGAGATCTACCCCCTGGCGGCGCGTTCGCCCCTGTCGGCGATGCGGCTGCTCCGGCGGGTGAACACCGCCACCACCGTCCCGGCCGCCCTCCGCGAGGGCTTCGCGATCGCCACGGCGCGGACCACGCTCTGGCTCGAGCGCGACCTCGCCGCCGGGGCCGGCATGCTCGCGACCCGGACGAAGGACGCCGCCGTGGTCGCCGAGATGCGCTGGCTCCTCGCCTACGCGCGCCTGGTGTGCGGCGACGTGGACCTGGCGGCGAAAGGCATCAAGGAGGCCCTGCGCGATCCGGCGATCCCGGCGAACTGGCGCGGCATGCACGAGGCTCTGCTGTCCCGGACGCGAGTCGGCTGGTGGCCCGTCTGCACGTCCGCTCCGGACCAACCGGTCGCACCGATCCCGGCCCAACGGACCACTCCCGGCCTCAGCACGGTCGACGCGTTCTGGCTGGGCCGCTGGGAAGCCTGCCTGACCGAGCTGACCCAGCGGCTGCACGGCGGTCCGACGCTCGTGAAGCACACTCTCGGCCGCCCGACGGCCCTGCGGCGGCTCAGCGGCGTCGCCGCGGTGATCGCGGCCCACCGGGGCCGGGCGGACGACGCCCGGGCGCACCTGATGTCCGTCTGGTCCTTGGCGCCCGCCGGGGAGTTCGGCGCGGACGGAACGGACTTCATCCTCGCCGCCAACGCCTTGCTCGCCGAGCTGCAGGGGCAGCCGGAGCTCGCCTTGAGCCTGCTTTCGAGCATGCTGGAGGTCGAGGATCCGGTGGTCTGCCCGTGGATGCCCGACCTCGTCCGCCTCGCGATCGACCTGGGCGAGCACGACCGGGCCAAACTGGCGACGCTGCTGTGTGAGCGCACCCCCGATCAGGAAACCGCCGCCCTCCGGTGCCGGGCACTGCTCGATGCCGACCCCGTCGCGGCGCTCACCGCCGCAGCCCGGGCGCGCGAGTCGGGCAACCGGTTCGGGGAGGCACAGGCGATGGAGGACGCCGCCAAGCTCTTCGCCGACGACGGCAAGCCGGTCAAGGCCGAGGCGGCCCTGCACGCGGCGCTGAACGCCTACGCCGAGCTGGGCGCCGTGCTGGACGCCGAGCGGGCCGAACGGCGGATCCGGCCAGAGCACCACCGGACGCGCCGATGA
- a CDS encoding BTAD domain-containing putative transcriptional regulator, with product MTEQRLRVEVLGSLRAWLGDDELALGPARQRAVFAALATGAVTRPISRAELIRGVWGEAAPASAKGSVHTYISGLRRILEPDRARWSTGGLLLSDAAGYRLRLDGEALDLQVFTRLRETAQSLWQNGDAAGTVETLDRALDLWRGEALSGVPGPYAGSLRANLAEQRVLALELRADALLDRGSHEDLVPELTVLVREHPLREPLWRLLMTALHRSGRTTEALDTFRSAREVLRNELGVAPGPELTRVHQQILTNDPAVAPPAPEHADPLLHVLPGQVAHAIAGHRDRPSACRGREHEIGRLRQLADAVLKGSGRTVWIEGEPGIGKSELLTSALADVVGGGCHVAWGAAGELGQSFPLQVITECLGLGTDEPSAVAADVDPVAATADRVLAYVDRLCGSAPLVVVVDDLQWADEASVLIWNRLSAAARQLPLLLIATSRPAHRRQDLARVRRAAELRGLELITLGPLLPADAEALIEDVVGGRPDEELRSLVDKTAGNPLYLREVTAALVREDSVEIVDGIAKVREGAELAVPESLFGAVARTLAQLDELTREAVRRAAVLGMEFGLTQVAATMGVMPSALLGAFDEVMAMGIVVDAGTHLAFRHPLLRWTLYNEIAGTVRAAWHRRAAEALADTGAGVEHVAQQLVAVPAVVDDWVIDWLADHHVSLSTRAPSIAAVLLRRVLDVCGTGDPRREVLLAANVLVVFGLGQEPLESAKEAMVLSRDPARAAEMRHIAAAITHRRGDTEGAIALLAGNDSPETPPLWRERRRSLLANFSRGSLDDLGRAARRARRTYRAAVAAGEPYPIAHALQTLWLIKSIERDHGAALRHIDHAVEAVEGRADQAGLYFDLLDNKMFTLQNLDRMEEAQETLRTAWRAASAYSRPHGLQVSSAVHDYWTGSWDDALVELDSVTEDGPAITFHGLREPGPAALLLHGLAGLIHGRRGEAEQAAAHLLAAEERLAVTDAERENCDFLLVARSLRAEQQGKPEQAIDVLAPIMDPAYARMMLRHQWLPRLGRLAREHGRADIAAQALDVCREEAGKEIVPARATAAAQWCEALVSGDPEPLLQAIAHYGKVGRVVEMASALADVALLLAEAGRREDAQTAVDDAVAHLNGLGAAWDVRHLGIRMRKFGIASGEAEARHSTSGWSSLSPMEREIAALVGQGRSNPEIAAALAIPRRTVQAHVTRVLAKLGLSSRSGLAEPASPRSR from the coding sequence ATGACCGAGCAACGGCTGCGGGTCGAAGTGCTCGGCTCCCTGCGTGCCTGGCTCGGTGACGACGAACTCGCGCTCGGGCCCGCCCGCCAGCGAGCGGTCTTCGCCGCGCTGGCGACCGGGGCCGTGACGCGGCCGATCAGCCGGGCCGAGCTGATCCGCGGCGTGTGGGGCGAGGCCGCCCCCGCGAGTGCGAAGGGCAGCGTCCACACCTACATCTCCGGGCTGCGGCGGATCCTGGAGCCGGACCGGGCCCGCTGGTCGACCGGCGGCCTCCTCCTGTCGGACGCGGCGGGCTACCGCCTCCGGCTCGACGGCGAAGCTCTCGATCTGCAGGTGTTCACCCGGCTGCGCGAAACGGCCCAGTCGCTCTGGCAGAACGGCGACGCCGCCGGCACGGTCGAAACGCTGGACCGCGCGCTGGACCTGTGGCGCGGAGAAGCCCTGTCGGGCGTTCCCGGGCCGTACGCCGGATCCCTCCGGGCGAACCTGGCCGAACAGCGGGTCCTCGCCCTCGAGCTGCGCGCGGACGCCCTGCTGGACCGGGGTTCCCACGAAGATCTCGTCCCGGAACTGACCGTGCTGGTGCGGGAGCACCCGCTGCGCGAACCGTTGTGGCGGCTGCTGATGACCGCCCTGCACCGCAGCGGCCGGACCACCGAGGCCCTGGACACCTTCCGCAGCGCCCGCGAAGTCCTGCGCAACGAACTGGGCGTCGCCCCCGGCCCGGAACTCACCCGAGTGCACCAGCAGATCCTGACGAACGACCCGGCCGTCGCCCCGCCGGCTCCCGAACACGCCGACCCGCTCCTGCACGTACTGCCCGGGCAGGTCGCCCACGCCATCGCCGGCCACCGGGACCGGCCGTCCGCCTGCCGCGGGCGCGAACACGAGATCGGCCGGCTCCGGCAGCTGGCCGACGCAGTCCTGAAGGGGTCCGGCCGGACGGTCTGGATCGAAGGTGAGCCCGGTATCGGGAAGTCGGAGCTGCTCACCTCCGCACTGGCGGACGTCGTCGGCGGCGGGTGCCACGTCGCCTGGGGCGCCGCCGGCGAGCTGGGACAGTCGTTCCCGCTGCAGGTGATCACCGAGTGCCTCGGACTCGGTACCGACGAGCCGTCGGCGGTGGCCGCCGACGTCGACCCGGTGGCCGCGACCGCGGATCGAGTGCTCGCGTACGTCGATCGGCTCTGCGGGTCTGCACCTCTCGTGGTGGTCGTCGACGACCTCCAGTGGGCGGACGAGGCCAGCGTGCTGATCTGGAACCGGCTTTCCGCCGCCGCGCGTCAGCTCCCGCTGCTGCTGATCGCGACGTCCCGGCCGGCCCACCGCCGGCAGGACCTCGCCCGGGTGCGCCGCGCGGCGGAGCTGCGCGGTCTGGAGCTGATCACGCTGGGCCCCCTGCTCCCCGCCGATGCCGAGGCCCTGATCGAAGACGTCGTCGGGGGACGTCCGGACGAGGAATTGCGGTCACTGGTCGACAAGACCGCGGGCAATCCCCTCTACCTCCGCGAGGTGACAGCGGCGCTGGTGCGCGAGGACTCCGTCGAGATCGTCGACGGCATCGCGAAGGTGCGTGAAGGCGCGGAACTGGCCGTGCCCGAGTCTCTGTTCGGTGCGGTGGCCCGGACGCTGGCTCAGCTGGACGAGCTCACCCGGGAAGCGGTGCGCCGGGCCGCGGTGCTGGGCATGGAGTTCGGGCTGACGCAGGTGGCGGCCACGATGGGCGTGATGCCGTCGGCGTTGCTCGGCGCGTTCGACGAGGTGATGGCGATGGGGATCGTCGTCGACGCAGGGACGCACCTCGCGTTCCGCCACCCCCTGCTCCGGTGGACGCTGTACAACGAGATCGCCGGGACCGTGCGGGCCGCGTGGCACCGGCGTGCCGCCGAGGCTCTGGCGGACACCGGGGCGGGGGTCGAGCACGTCGCCCAGCAGCTCGTCGCCGTCCCCGCGGTGGTGGACGACTGGGTGATCGACTGGCTGGCCGATCATCACGTGTCCCTGTCGACCCGCGCCCCCTCTATCGCCGCCGTGCTGTTGCGGCGGGTGCTGGACGTGTGCGGCACCGGCGACCCGCGCCGGGAAGTGCTGCTGGCCGCGAACGTCCTCGTGGTGTTCGGGCTCGGCCAGGAACCGCTCGAATCCGCGAAAGAAGCCATGGTCCTCAGCCGGGACCCCGCCCGGGCTGCCGAAATGCGGCACATCGCGGCGGCGATCACGCACCGCCGCGGCGACACCGAGGGGGCGATCGCCCTGCTGGCGGGCAACGATTCGCCGGAAACCCCGCCTCTGTGGCGCGAACGGCGGCGCTCGCTCCTGGCGAACTTCAGCCGGGGCAGCCTCGACGATCTCGGCCGCGCCGCGCGGAGGGCCCGGCGCACCTATCGCGCCGCGGTGGCGGCCGGAGAGCCGTATCCGATCGCCCACGCCCTCCAGACCCTCTGGCTCATCAAGTCGATCGAACGGGACCACGGCGCCGCGTTGCGCCACATCGACCACGCGGTCGAAGCCGTCGAGGGTCGCGCCGACCAGGCGGGCCTGTACTTCGACCTCCTCGACAACAAGATGTTCACCCTCCAGAACCTCGACCGCATGGAGGAAGCGCAGGAGACGCTCCGCACCGCCTGGCGGGCGGCCTCGGCGTATTCGCGGCCACACGGGCTCCAGGTCTCCTCGGCCGTCCACGACTACTGGACCGGCAGCTGGGACGACGCGCTGGTGGAGCTGGACAGCGTGACCGAGGACGGTCCGGCGATCACGTTCCACGGACTCCGGGAGCCCGGCCCGGCCGCCCTGTTGCTCCACGGGCTCGCCGGGCTGATCCACGGCCGTCGTGGGGAGGCCGAGCAAGCGGCCGCGCACCTCCTCGCCGCCGAAGAGCGCCTCGCCGTCACCGACGCCGAGCGGGAGAACTGCGACTTCCTGCTCGTCGCCCGTTCTCTGCGGGCCGAGCAGCAAGGCAAGCCGGAACAGGCCATCGACGTGCTGGCGCCGATCATGGATCCGGCCTACGCGCGGATGATGCTTCGCCACCAATGGCTGCCGAGACTGGGCCGCCTGGCGCGGGAGCACGGGCGGGCGGACATCGCGGCCCAGGCCCTGGACGTCTGCCGCGAGGAAGCCGGCAAGGAGATCGTACCGGCGCGGGCGACCGCCGCCGCGCAGTGGTGCGAGGCGCTCGTCTCCGGGGATCCGGAACCCCTGCTGCAGGCGATCGCGCACTACGGCAAGGTGGGGCGCGTCGTGGAAATGGCGTCGGCCCTGGCCGACGTCGCCCTCCTCCTGGCCGAAGCGGGGCGCCGCGAAGACGCGCAGACCGCGGTGGACGACGCGGTCGCGCACCTGAACGGACTGGGCGCGGCCTGGGATGTGCGGCACCTCGGCATCCGGATGCGGAAGTTCGGCATCGCGTCCGGTGAAGCCGAAGCGCGGCATTCGACGAGCGGCTGGTCGTCGTTGTCGCCGATGGAACGGGAGATCGCCGCCTTGGTCGGTCAGGGCCGCTCCAACCCGGAGATCGCCGCCGCGCTGGCCATTCCCCGCCGCACGGTGCAGGCGCACGTCACCCGGGTGCTCGCCAAACTGGGCCTGTCGTCGCGCAGTGGCCTCGCGGAGCCGGCGTCGCCGCGATCACGGTGA